In Crinalium epipsammum PCC 9333, the following are encoded in one genomic region:
- a CDS encoding aldo/keto reductase: MPTTTLGSNGKTVKSLCIGTWAWGDKIFWNYGNNYGESQVRAAFEAALESGLDFFDTAEIYGFGLSEELIGKFMQETGHRVEIATKYAPSPWRFNAQSVSDALTASLKRLRVERVSLYQVHWPFTFLLSQETLMNALADEVERGRISSVGVSNYSAAQMREAHQILAARGVPLAVNQTRYSLLTRQIETNGIFDTARELGVTLLAYSPLAQGLLTGKYTVEQYQEPTGVRRFDPRFSRSGLEKISLLISLLRQLGEKYDRTPAQVALNWLIAQGNVIPIPGAKTAEQVRQNAGAVGWQLSNEDVTQLAQVSQSFRV, from the coding sequence ATCCCCACAACTACTCTCGGAAGCAATGGCAAAACAGTCAAATCCCTTTGCATTGGGACTTGGGCTTGGGGCGACAAAATATTTTGGAACTATGGCAATAATTATGGTGAATCCCAAGTACGAGCAGCTTTTGAGGCAGCTTTAGAATCTGGTTTAGATTTCTTCGATACTGCTGAAATTTATGGATTCGGACTATCAGAGGAACTTATCGGAAAGTTCATGCAAGAAACTGGGCATCGGGTGGAAATAGCCACTAAATATGCCCCCTCGCCTTGGCGATTTAATGCTCAGTCTGTTTCTGATGCTTTAACTGCAAGTTTAAAACGCCTACGGGTGGAGCGAGTTAGTTTATACCAGGTGCATTGGCCATTTACCTTCCTACTGAGCCAAGAAACTTTGATGAATGCTTTAGCCGATGAGGTTGAGCGTGGCAGAATTTCCAGTGTTGGTGTCAGCAACTACTCAGCCGCCCAGATGCGTGAAGCTCATCAGATTTTAGCTGCTAGAGGAGTACCCTTGGCTGTAAATCAAACGCGCTACTCTTTACTAACTAGACAAATAGAAACTAACGGGATTTTTGACACCGCGCGTGAATTAGGTGTAACTCTCCTGGCTTATAGTCCTTTAGCTCAAGGGTTGCTCACTGGTAAATATACTGTTGAGCAATACCAGGAGCCAACAGGGGTGCGGAGGTTTGATCCTCGTTTTAGCCGTAGTGGTTTAGAAAAAATTAGTTTATTAATATCTCTCTTGCGTCAGCTTGGAGAAAAATACGATCGCACTCCTGCTCAAGTCGCTCTCAATTGGTTAATTGCTCAAGGTAACGTAATTCCGATCCCAGGTGCTAAAACAGCCGAGCAAGTGCGACAAAATGCTGGCGCGGTCGGTTGGCAACTTAGTAACGAAGATGTTACTCAACTTGCTCAAGTTAGCCAGAGTTTTAGAGTTTAA
- a CDS encoding DUF389 domain-containing protein yields MRQLFVQVPQGYGKTVLNIAKACDGTNLAQIEATGVDQPLDLVLIHVSNGKVEELLDKLQDVPELKFTLIPTGVMALHPPADAAADQVTSVEERSPIEIFLSGLQSTGSWKGFLSYAALAGIIVWIGLYTSTTFLLVAAMLLAPFASPAMNTALATARGDRQLLVSSLIRYFAALSVTIATTALLSWILHQENPTNLMIDSSQVSTVSVLIPLAAGAAGALTLIQGDRSSLVSGAATGMLVAASLAPPAGIVGMAGALGRWDLVINGLFLLLLQLGGINLSAALMFRLFGLSTQGSRYQRGKRGVFPASVGTSALVLTGLLLWQFSNAPNLQRSSRAQRANAEVQKVVKQNGLTKLVESNVRFTRANIEGQNTLLCVVYVQRQPDVTRSTEQIRLDLTQAIQSHLLQQGFNVTPLVAVTVLETPALN; encoded by the coding sequence ATGCGTCAACTCTTTGTTCAAGTGCCGCAGGGGTATGGAAAAACCGTCCTCAACATTGCAAAAGCCTGCGACGGCACAAACTTGGCGCAAATTGAAGCAACAGGAGTCGATCAGCCTCTAGATTTAGTATTAATTCACGTCTCCAACGGCAAGGTTGAGGAACTGTTAGATAAACTGCAAGACGTGCCGGAGTTGAAATTTACCCTGATTCCTACAGGAGTTATGGCGCTGCACCCGCCAGCCGATGCTGCTGCCGATCAAGTCACCAGTGTCGAAGAACGTAGCCCGATCGAGATTTTCCTATCTGGACTGCAAAGTACAGGTTCATGGAAAGGGTTTCTCAGCTATGCTGCACTCGCTGGAATTATCGTCTGGATTGGCTTGTACACAAGCACCACCTTCCTGCTGGTTGCCGCGATGCTGTTGGCTCCGTTTGCGAGTCCGGCAATGAATACAGCACTGGCGACAGCAAGAGGCGATCGCCAACTTCTAGTAAGCAGCCTGATCCGATACTTTGCAGCATTGAGCGTCACGATCGCCACAACTGCCCTACTTAGTTGGATTCTGCACCAAGAAAATCCAACTAATCTGATGATTGATAGCAGTCAGGTTTCAACAGTCTCCGTGTTGATTCCCCTAGCAGCAGGAGCGGCGGGCGCACTGACGCTAATTCAGGGCGATCGCAGTAGTTTAGTCTCTGGAGCAGCAACTGGAATGCTCGTTGCCGCTTCTCTAGCTCCCCCCGCAGGCATTGTTGGCATGGCGGGTGCGCTCGGTCGTTGGGATTTAGTCATCAACGGACTTTTTCTGCTGTTGCTGCAATTGGGTGGAATTAATCTATCAGCCGCTCTGATGTTTCGCCTGTTTGGTTTATCAACGCAGGGATCTCGCTATCAACGGGGCAAACGCGGTGTGTTTCCCGCTTCTGTGGGAACGAGTGCGCTCGTGCTTACAGGTTTACTGCTGTGGCAATTTTCCAATGCGCCTAACTTACAACGTTCTAGCCGCGCTCAACGAGCAAATGCTGAAGTGCAGAAGGTTGTAAAACAAAACGGCTTAACAAAACTGGTAGAGTCAAATGTGCGCTTCACTAGAGCCAATATAGAGGGGCAAAATACTCTGCTGTGTGTGGTGTACGTCCAACGTCAGCCAGATGTTACCCGCTCTACTGAACAAATTCGCCTTGATCTAACTCAAGCAATTCAATCTCACCTGTTGCAGCAAGGGTTCAATGTTACACCATTAGTAGCGGTAACAGTGTTAGAAACACCTGCGCTTAATTAA
- a CDS encoding ion transporter yields the protein MNSLKLSEKQALEHERSEILQQLEDWLDVPMLVLSFIWLALFVIELTNSLNSFLEGLSFTIWIVFIAEFGIKLLLAPRKVAYLKAQWLTAISLLLPALRTFRIVRVLRVLQTTRAMRGLQLLRVLTRTNRSMRSLAANFTRRGFGYVVLLTVIVTFAGAAGMYAFEQATNDAPGFDNYGTALWWTAMLMTTMGADYSPQTAEGRILFFLLALYAFAMFGYVTATLATFFVGQDADDDEAELAGAKAIEALKDEIMALRTEIQNLRQGDR from the coding sequence ATGAATTCACTAAAGCTTTCTGAAAAACAAGCCCTCGAACACGAACGCTCTGAGATTTTGCAGCAGCTTGAAGACTGGCTAGATGTACCGATGTTGGTACTCAGCTTTATCTGGTTAGCTCTATTTGTGATTGAACTCACAAATAGCTTAAATTCATTTCTAGAAGGTTTAAGCTTCACAATCTGGATCGTGTTTATTGCCGAGTTTGGCATTAAGCTGCTCCTAGCTCCTCGCAAAGTGGCTTATCTCAAAGCTCAATGGCTAACCGCAATCTCACTGCTGCTCCCAGCACTCAGAACATTTCGTATTGTCAGAGTTCTTCGGGTGCTGCAAACAACGCGGGCAATGCGGGGCTTACAGTTGCTGCGGGTACTGACGCGAACCAATCGCAGTATGCGATCGCTAGCCGCAAACTTTACCCGACGCGGGTTTGGTTATGTCGTGCTGCTAACCGTGATCGTCACCTTTGCAGGCGCGGCTGGTATGTACGCCTTTGAGCAAGCAACGAATGATGCGCCTGGATTTGATAACTACGGAACTGCCTTATGGTGGACAGCGATGCTGATGACCACAATGGGAGCAGATTACAGTCCGCAGACGGCAGAAGGTCGCATCTTGTTCTTTCTGCTGGCGCTGTATGCCTTTGCCATGTTCGGTTATGTAACCGCGACACTAGCAACATTTTTTGTCGGGCAAGATGCAGATGATGATGAAGCTGAACTTGCCGGAGCGAAAGCAATCGAGGCATTGAAGGACGAAATTATGGCATTGCGAACAGAAATCCAAAACCTGCGACAAGGCGATCGCTAA